In one Mucilaginibacter sp. PAMB04168 genomic region, the following are encoded:
- a CDS encoding GAF domain-containing protein produces MSSKNFDSEFCGSLPLHHVNMIQPHGYLLVLQKDSLNIVQVSENISDVLNIEPSEVINTCFDRYIPREQFEDLKNKLQSGIQNKIPITISLSDKSLLLLVHTHQDYLLLEVEKNEPNAQRSFINVFEEIKYVMGAIDVATTVQHACDIAIHELKRISGFDGIMMYRFDKNWNGTVIAEEKEDGLEQYLGVTFPASDVPKQARNLYLKNPYRLIPNREYIPIKLYPVLNPITNSFTDLSDCNLRSVAAVHLEYLANMGVTASMSVRVIHNEQLWGLIACHHKTPYYLNFEICSIFELLSSVISNKISAIINKEEYDFVAHLQAKRNRLIEQLYADNDIATGLLNNDNNVMKLFNATGAVVYLNGEITTAGNVPEGEVLENLQLWLQAKNTNQVFATIQLADIFDEALAFTDIASGMLAIPIDMEAGDYIICFRPEVVRTIEWGGNPNQAVNFEPNGLNYHPRNSFKSWLETVDKTSLPWHEQELSIAETFRSFVFEYKIKQTQ; encoded by the coding sequence ATGTCCAGTAAAAATTTTGACTCTGAATTTTGCGGCAGCTTGCCGCTGCATCATGTAAATATGATACAGCCACATGGCTATTTACTGGTGCTTCAAAAAGATAGTTTAAACATAGTTCAGGTTAGCGAAAATATAAGCGATGTTTTAAACATTGAACCTTCTGAAGTTATTAATACCTGTTTTGACCGATACATACCTCGGGAGCAATTTGAAGATTTAAAAAACAAGCTGCAAAGCGGCATACAAAACAAGATTCCTATTACAATATCCTTAAGTGATAAGTCATTATTACTATTGGTGCATACACATCAGGATTACCTGCTGCTGGAGGTGGAAAAAAACGAGCCTAACGCGCAGCGGTCTTTTATCAATGTTTTTGAAGAGATAAAGTATGTAATGGGTGCTATTGACGTTGCTACCACAGTTCAGCATGCCTGTGATATCGCCATACATGAATTAAAGCGTATTTCGGGCTTTGATGGTATTATGATGTACCGTTTTGACAAAAATTGGAACGGAACCGTAATTGCCGAAGAGAAGGAGGATGGATTAGAACAATATTTAGGCGTAACTTTTCCTGCATCTGATGTGCCTAAACAAGCCAGAAATCTCTACTTAAAAAACCCGTACCGCCTTATCCCTAACCGCGAGTATATACCCATAAAGCTATACCCGGTACTTAACCCAATTACCAACTCATTTACCGACCTGTCAGATTGTAATTTGCGCAGCGTTGCAGCGGTGCACCTTGAATACCTTGCCAATATGGGGGTTACGGCCTCAATGTCGGTCAGGGTAATTCATAACGAGCAACTTTGGGGACTAATTGCTTGTCATCATAAAACGCCGTATTATCTCAACTTCGAGATATGCTCAATTTTCGAATTATTATCGAGTGTTATTTCCAACAAAATTTCTGCGATCATCAATAAAGAAGAGTATGATTTTGTAGCTCATTTACAGGCTAAGCGTAATCGTTTAATAGAACAACTCTATGCCGACAATGACATAGCAACCGGACTGCTAAATAATGACAATAATGTAATGAAGCTATTTAACGCTACCGGAGCTGTAGTTTATTTAAATGGCGAAATTACCACGGCAGGCAATGTGCCCGAGGGCGAAGTGCTCGAAAACCTACAATTGTGGCTGCAAGCCAAAAACACCAATCAGGTGTTTGCAACCATACAACTGGCCGATATATTTGACGAAGCCTTGGCTTTTACCGATATAGCCAGTGGCATGCTCGCCATTCCTATTGATATGGAAGCCGGCGACTACATTATATGTTTCAGACCGGAAGTAGTTAGAACAATTGAGTGGGGAGGCAACCCTAATCAAGCTGTAAATTTTGAACCTAACGGCTTAAACTATCATCCGCGCAATTCGTTTAAAAGCTGGCTGGAGACGGTAGACAAAACTTCGTTGCCTTGGCATGAACAAGAACTAAGTATTGCTGAAACTTTCAGAAGTTTTGTGTTCGAGTATAAAATTAAACAGACGCAGTAA
- a CDS encoding two-component regulator propeller domain-containing protein, with amino-acid sequence MISNFFISKIYSTFINKVLLLVCVYTAVFITTATAQKGNINFTALTSKDGLSSNTINAICKDKLGLLWFATDEGLNRFDGKDFKVYRYRPEDTAGLKSKEVVALHEDKQGRLWIGTMGGSLHCYNRNSDTFAHYNSGKGDRNTSSDDIKSICSDYKGKIWIGTLDGVNVLDPESKRISKLSVNAKMSASLDSQAIFCVFEDSHRRMWVGTNKGLYHYNRQSKQFIPFRHNNSNPSSLVSDTVNTIAEDKSGNVWVGTINGLSMLMPDNKTFKNFKFNVHSPQSISSNTIYAIAAEDKDNLWVGTEGGLDIIHVKSGQVSRYKPDGRNKFSLTSRSVRSIFIDKHGICWLGTYEGGINKYDKNLTLFNLKQSNAFDPFGLSAPFITAFAEAANGDVFIGTDGGGLNLFHRKTGLFTHQDIQPAHGIFSSGLPILTMALDRQKQLWIGTFRNGLFIYNTQSGQYRQVKQGRAANEINDDDIFCLKEDHEGRMWVGTNGSGVSVYNPASGTFQRFTNKPVSADDVAVPLNGFIRAIEEDRQGNIWIGSYGSGLAVYNRKLKKCILYDKAHYSQLPSNKILSLLADHQGNIWIGTSGDGLVMLNQKTHTFSTFTDKNGLPNGLIHKILEDKNGMIWMSTNRGISRFDPVTKKFKSFSRYNGLQNNVFMNGAGISTASGELFFGGVEGFNYFNPLEIKTNTTPPVVLITDLKVANKSVNPGGSGSPIQQQISVAKEIVLNYKRNFSISYVALNFTAPQQNQYAYRLVDFDKDWIPAGSSTTATYTNLDPGKYVFEVKACNNDGVWNDKSTRISIIIRPPFWMTVYAYIVYALLFTALLLFIRHRGILKLQKKFALEQEQLKARQAIEQEKREAERLHELDLMKIKFLTNLSHEFRTPISLIMGPAEKMLTQDPGNSNAGQLQMIKRNARRLLNLVNQLLDFRKMEEHELKLNLADGEIISFLKEAADSFFDIAERKRITFKFESQVKQLYASFDHDKLERIIFNLLSNAFKFTPEGGAVTVQVEEALLISSEDKWLRISVTDTGIGIPDDKRDKIFDRFFQDDTVTMPGLNQGSGIGLSITKEFVQMHGGSIEAASRLEKGTVFVIDLPLLLASVVPPLPEPLPTQAPQETVEVTHEKDKKQRSEDLFTILIVEDNDDFRFYLKDNLKLHYKIIEASNGKEGWLKALSSHPNLIVSDISMPYMDGIELSRKIKSDKRTAHIPVILLTALTREEEQLKGLNSGANDYMTKPFNSEILNVRIRNLLNMNRTLKNTYTKQIKVSSSEVVIESSNEKFLSKVVLYVEENMNNSQLSVEDLSGYLGMSRGALYHKLLELTGLSPVEFIRSIKLERAAVLLEKSDLNIAQIAYMAGFATPHYFAKSFKAKFNMLPSEYIAVKRKVSEVKN; translated from the coding sequence ATGATATCAAACTTTTTTATCTCTAAAATTTATTCAACTTTTATCAATAAAGTGCTGTTGCTCGTGTGTGTTTACACAGCAGTATTTATCACTACTGCAACGGCGCAAAAAGGGAACATAAATTTTACCGCGTTAACATCCAAAGACGGACTCTCTTCTAACACCATAAATGCAATATGTAAAGATAAGTTAGGCTTACTCTGGTTTGCAACAGACGAAGGATTGAACAGGTTTGATGGTAAAGACTTTAAAGTGTACCGCTACCGGCCCGAAGATACAGCTGGTTTAAAATCAAAAGAAGTTGTTGCATTGCATGAGGACAAGCAGGGCCGTTTATGGATAGGAACCATGGGGGGATCGCTTCACTGTTATAACCGAAACAGCGACACATTTGCGCACTACAACTCGGGCAAAGGAGACAGAAATACCAGTAGTGACGATATCAAATCTATTTGCAGCGATTATAAGGGCAAAATATGGATAGGCACATTGGATGGCGTGAACGTTTTAGATCCGGAATCAAAAAGGATCAGCAAGCTTTCGGTAAACGCTAAAATGTCGGCAAGCCTGGACTCGCAAGCTATATTTTGTGTGTTTGAGGATAGCCACCGGCGGATGTGGGTAGGTACAAACAAGGGTTTATATCATTATAACCGTCAGTCAAAGCAATTCATTCCGTTCCGGCACAACAATTCTAATCCAAGCAGTTTAGTTAGCGATACCGTAAATACAATTGCTGAAGACAAATCAGGAAACGTATGGGTGGGCACTATAAACGGACTGAGTATGTTAATGCCCGACAACAAAACGTTTAAAAACTTTAAGTTTAACGTACATAGCCCGCAAAGTATTAGCAGCAATACTATATATGCCATTGCTGCTGAGGATAAAGATAATCTTTGGGTTGGTACCGAAGGCGGCCTCGATATCATCCATGTAAAATCGGGCCAAGTTAGCCGTTACAAACCCGATGGTCGGAATAAGTTTAGTTTAACAAGCCGTTCTGTAAGGAGCATTTTTATTGATAAACATGGTATTTGCTGGCTGGGTACTTATGAAGGCGGTATTAATAAGTACGATAAGAACCTAACACTGTTTAATTTAAAGCAGAGTAATGCTTTTGATCCCTTTGGCCTAAGCGCCCCGTTTATAACAGCATTTGCTGAGGCTGCCAACGGTGATGTATTTATAGGTACAGATGGCGGGGGCTTAAACTTGTTTCATCGTAAAACCGGACTATTCACTCACCAGGACATACAGCCGGCTCACGGCATCTTTTCATCAGGGTTGCCAATTCTTACTATGGCGCTTGATCGCCAAAAACAACTATGGATAGGCACATTTCGTAACGGACTGTTTATATACAATACTCAAAGCGGGCAGTACAGGCAGGTGAAGCAGGGCAGGGCAGCAAACGAAATTAATGATGATGACATTTTTTGTTTAAAGGAAGACCATGAGGGCAGAATGTGGGTAGGTACGAACGGTAGCGGCGTTAGCGTATATAATCCGGCAAGTGGTACATTTCAGAGATTTACCAATAAGCCTGTATCTGCCGATGATGTTGCTGTTCCGTTAAACGGATTCATCAGGGCAATTGAAGAAGACCGGCAGGGTAATATATGGATAGGTAGCTATGGTTCCGGACTGGCGGTATATAACCGCAAATTAAAAAAGTGCATACTTTATGATAAGGCACATTACAGCCAACTGCCAAGTAATAAGATTTTATCTTTATTAGCTGATCATCAGGGGAACATTTGGATAGGAACAAGTGGCGACGGGTTGGTCATGCTTAACCAGAAAACCCATACCTTCAGCACATTTACCGATAAAAATGGATTGCCTAATGGCTTAATACATAAAATACTGGAAGATAAAAACGGAATGATTTGGATGAGCACCAACCGGGGCATAAGCCGGTTTGATCCGGTCACTAAAAAATTCAAGAGCTTTTCGCGTTATAATGGGCTGCAAAATAACGTTTTTATGAACGGTGCCGGTATAAGTACTGCCAGCGGAGAACTGTTTTTTGGTGGTGTTGAAGGGTTTAATTATTTCAATCCACTGGAAATCAAAACCAATACAACGCCTCCGGTTGTGCTTATCACCGATTTAAAAGTGGCTAATAAATCGGTAAACCCAGGCGGTTCGGGGTCGCCCATCCAGCAGCAGATTTCTGTTGCTAAAGAAATAGTCTTGAATTATAAACGGAATTTTTCCATCAGCTATGTGGCCCTCAATTTCACAGCGCCTCAACAAAATCAGTACGCATACAGGCTTGTTGATTTTGACAAGGACTGGATACCCGCAGGGTCTTCAACTACGGCCACTTATACAAACCTCGACCCTGGCAAGTATGTGTTTGAGGTAAAGGCCTGTAACAATGACGGTGTATGGAATGATAAAAGTACACGTATCAGCATTATTATAAGGCCTCCCTTTTGGATGACAGTTTATGCTTATATCGTATACGCTCTGCTTTTTACGGCACTGCTATTATTCATTCGCCATAGGGGCATACTTAAGTTGCAAAAGAAGTTTGCGCTGGAGCAAGAGCAGCTGAAAGCCAGGCAAGCTATAGAACAAGAAAAGCGGGAAGCAGAGCGTTTACACGAGTTGGATTTAATGAAGATTAAGTTTCTGACAAACCTGAGTCACGAGTTCAGAACGCCGATATCCCTCATCATGGGACCTGCAGAAAAAATGCTGACGCAAGACCCCGGCAATAGTAATGCAGGGCAGTTGCAAATGATTAAACGCAATGCCCGACGGTTGCTAAACCTTGTAAATCAGTTGTTGGATTTCAGGAAAATGGAAGAACATGAACTGAAACTGAACCTTGCCGATGGCGAGATTATAAGTTTCCTGAAAGAAGCAGCGGATTCCTTTTTTGATATTGCTGAACGCAAGCGTATTACTTTCAAATTCGAAAGCCAAGTAAAGCAACTTTACGCATCGTTCGATCATGACAAACTTGAGCGTATAATATTTAATCTGCTCTCTAACGCATTCAAATTTACGCCTGAGGGCGGCGCTGTGACCGTACAGGTTGAAGAAGCTTTGCTAATTTCCAGTGAGGATAAGTGGCTGCGCATAAGCGTAACAGATACGGGCATTGGCATACCTGACGACAAAAGAGATAAAATTTTTGATAGATTTTTTCAGGATGATACGGTTACCATGCCTGGCTTAAATCAGGGTAGTGGTATAGGGTTATCCATCACTAAGGAGTTTGTACAAATGCATGGTGGTAGCATTGAAGCGGCCAGCAGATTAGAAAAAGGTACTGTATTTGTAATTGATCTTCCTTTACTATTGGCATCTGTTGTACCGCCATTACCAGAGCCATTGCCAACCCAGGCGCCTCAGGAAACGGTGGAGGTAACGCACGAAAAGGATAAGAAGCAACGGTCGGAAGATTTGTTTACCATCCTGATTGTGGAAGATAACGATGATTTCAGGTTTTACCTTAAAGATAATCTAAAGCTTCATTACAAAATAATTGAAGCCTCCAATGGTAAAGAAGGCTGGCTTAAGGCATTATCTAGTCATCCGAATTTAATAGTGAGTGATATTAGTATGCCTTATATGGATGGCATTGAACTAAGCCGGAAAATAAAATCGGATAAAAGGACAGCCCACATACCGGTGATATTGCTTACAGCGCTAACGAGGGAAGAGGAGCAATTGAAAGGACTTAATTCGGGTGCTAACGATTACATGACCAAGCCTTTCAACTCAGAGATATTGAACGTACGCATCAGGAACTTATTGAACATGAACCGTACGTTGAAGAACACGTACACCAAGCAAATCAAAGTGTCGAGTTCAGAGGTGGTTATTGAATCAAGCAATGAGAAGTTTTTGAGCAAGGTGGTATTGTACGTAGAGGAGAATATGAACAATTCTCAATTATCAGTAGAAGATTTAAGTGGCTATTTGGGAATGAGCAGGGGAGCCTTATATCATAAGCTGCTGGAACTTACAGGTCTTTCACCGGTTGAATTTATCCGGTCGATAAAATTAGAAAGGGCGGCTGTATTACTCGAAAAAAGTGATCTCAACATCGCACAGATTGCCTACATGGCGGGTTTTGCTACACCGCACTATTTTGCTAAATCTTTTAAGGCCAAATTTAACATGCTGCCATCCGAGTACATTGCCGTTAAAAGAAAGGTGTCTGAAGTGAAAAATTGA
- a CDS encoding endo-1,4-beta-xylanase: MKKISIAFQFAMAGVMLIYTTSCKKNDDENIVAPEIPLEIYSTAIPTADTAGTLKAKTAAFFPNMGMAVTYGPMLNSAAYLATVKREANNITFGNELKEGSVVRNNGAYDFTTADALYNICANNGLQVFGHTLVWYSQQNATYLNSLIAPKSTGTVATNVLTNGTFEAVNGTDVANWNKFNGGNSFSAGTGANEVRTGSHSLKVVVAASGTAYSVQLASDLFNTTVGTTYTMTFYIKAASAGGKMRISTQPTAQYSADYNTTTDWAPYTYTFTAREAQTRVLFDIGYAANTYFIDDVTVTYQTSGGPATALTDAQKTAAIDGEMKKYIVTAMQRYAGKIKAWDVVNEVFLDNGAVRTSSNYTIPTANTTNQFLYGQYIGSKYDNNNYVLKAFQYAKEADPTALRFINDYNLEYSRAKTDSMKALVTFINQRGALVDGIGTQMHLNINTDPNAVDYMFKTLASTGLKIRISELDIVLNGAKQAPFAPSVNALELQRKLYKYVIQSYIKNVPATQRYGVTVWGVADIDSWLNTPTSPDFPLLFDSNYKKKLAYAGFTQGLAPQ; the protein is encoded by the coding sequence ATGAAAAAAATATCAATAGCATTTCAATTTGCCATGGCAGGAGTTATGCTTATATATACTACCTCTTGTAAAAAGAACGACGACGAAAATATCGTAGCGCCCGAAATACCGCTGGAGATTTATTCAACAGCCATTCCTACTGCAGATACCGCCGGAACCTTAAAAGCAAAAACTGCAGCCTTTTTCCCAAACATGGGTATGGCGGTAACTTATGGTCCTATGCTAAATAGTGCTGCTTACCTGGCAACGGTTAAAAGAGAAGCCAATAACATAACTTTTGGCAACGAATTAAAAGAAGGTTCGGTAGTTAGAAATAACGGTGCTTATGATTTTACAACAGCCGATGCGTTATATAACATTTGTGCAAATAACGGCTTGCAGGTGTTTGGCCATACCCTGGTATGGTATTCGCAGCAAAATGCAACCTACCTTAATTCTCTTATTGCGCCCAAATCAACCGGAACGGTTGCTACAAATGTGCTTACAAACGGCACCTTTGAAGCCGTTAACGGCACTGATGTGGCAAATTGGAATAAGTTTAATGGTGGAAATTCATTTTCGGCCGGTACAGGCGCAAACGAAGTGCGCACGGGTAGTCATTCACTTAAAGTAGTAGTAGCAGCTTCAGGAACGGCATACTCTGTTCAGTTAGCAAGCGATTTGTTTAACACCACGGTAGGCACCACTTATACTATGACTTTTTATATCAAAGCGGCATCTGCAGGCGGTAAAATGAGGATATCAACCCAGCCAACTGCACAGTACTCCGCCGATTATAATACTACTACCGATTGGGCACCGTATACCTACACCTTTACTGCCCGGGAAGCGCAAACAAGGGTATTGTTTGATATTGGTTATGCGGCTAATACTTATTTTATTGATGATGTGACCGTAACCTACCAAACCAGCGGCGGCCCTGCAACTGCACTAACAGATGCGCAAAAAACGGCTGCTATTGACGGTGAGATGAAAAAGTACATTGTTACCGCCATGCAGCGATACGCCGGAAAGATTAAGGCTTGGGACGTGGTTAACGAAGTATTTTTGGATAATGGCGCTGTACGGACCAGCTCCAACTATACCATCCCAACAGCCAACACCACTAACCAGTTCCTGTACGGGCAGTACATTGGCAGTAAATATGATAACAATAATTATGTACTCAAAGCATTTCAATACGCTAAGGAGGCAGATCCTACCGCTTTGAGGTTTATCAATGATTATAACCTGGAATACTCGCGTGCTAAAACAGACTCTATGAAAGCCCTGGTTACGTTTATTAACCAACGCGGCGCACTGGTTGATGGCATTGGAACACAAATGCACTTAAACATTAACACAGACCCTAACGCTGTAGACTACATGTTTAAAACGCTGGCCTCCACCGGCTTAAAAATCAGGATATCAGAATTAGACATTGTGCTGAATGGCGCTAAACAGGCACCGTTTGCGCCCTCGGTAAACGCGCTTGAACTACAGCGCAAACTTTACAAGTACGTTATACAATCATACATTAAAAACGTACCTGCTACACAACGTTACGGTGTTACGGTTTGGGGCGTGGCCGATATTGATAGTTGGCTAAACACCCCAACATCGCCAGATTTCCCTTTACTATTTGATAGCAATTATAAAAAGAAACTGGCTTATGCCGGTTTTACACAAGGCCTAGCCCCTCAATAA
- a CDS encoding IPT/TIG domain-containing protein, producing the protein MRTKLKIYFCLLSVLVVFGLAACKKSDEGGKGAPTIERVRLISKLDTIQNVIHRITLDSNNIYNETRAVAFDSTIKAGRLGTQYAILGTNLKSTKSVSFNGTSVYFNPGLLTDQSIIVTIPQNVPYGAAQINKLKVVTQYGEVEFPFSINQPPPVITSFTPTAGKEGDIVTITGSSLDNATVVRFDDRPGQIQGTPTKTSIQVKVPAGVVKANLYVTTPGGTAKSTDSFGIPAPVYKALIYDDAFAPNWTFGGYSTTRDPANKEQVYRGTAAIKATADDAANIYGGFVVGYKDANGNGLNVNALGITSIKYFLYGASADNGKTVQLYINQNYNTAVQAKIVGGTYVEVTVPLSAFNNPTVITEIAIQNVSGSVPLTYYVDDFGLL; encoded by the coding sequence ATGAGAACGAAATTAAAAATATACTTCTGCCTGCTATCGGTATTGGTAGTATTTGGATTGGCTGCCTGTAAAAAAAGTGATGAAGGCGGCAAAGGAGCTCCTACGATTGAGCGTGTGCGCTTAATAAGTAAGCTGGATACCATACAAAACGTTATTCACCGAATTACGCTGGACTCTAATAACATATATAACGAAACAAGAGCTGTTGCATTTGATTCTACCATTAAGGCCGGACGGTTGGGTACGCAGTACGCCATTTTAGGTACTAACTTAAAAAGCACAAAATCAGTATCCTTTAACGGTACCTCGGTTTACTTTAACCCAGGTTTATTGACCGACCAAAGCATTATTGTAACTATTCCGCAGAATGTGCCCTACGGTGCCGCTCAAATTAATAAACTCAAAGTAGTAACGCAGTATGGCGAAGTTGAATTTCCATTTTCTATTAATCAGCCGCCTCCTGTGATCACCAGCTTTACGCCCACAGCGGGTAAAGAGGGAGACATAGTTACCATTACAGGCTCATCACTAGATAATGCAACGGTGGTGCGGTTTGATGACCGGCCGGGACAAATTCAGGGAACGCCTACCAAGACCAGTATACAGGTTAAAGTACCGGCGGGCGTTGTAAAGGCTAACCTTTATGTAACTACCCCTGGAGGCACCGCAAAGTCTACCGACTCGTTTGGTATACCTGCGCCTGTATACAAGGCACTGATTTATGATGACGCATTTGCACCTAATTGGACATTTGGCGGCTACAGTACAACCCGCGACCCTGCTAACAAGGAACAGGTGTACCGTGGCACAGCTGCAATTAAAGCAACAGCAGACGATGCAGCGAATATCTACGGTGGCTTTGTAGTAGGCTATAAAGATGCGAACGGCAATGGATTAAATGTAAACGCCCTGGGCATAACCTCTATCAAGTACTTTTTATATGGCGCCTCGGCCGATAATGGCAAAACCGTGCAACTGTATATAAACCAAAATTACAATACAGCAGTACAGGCCAAAATTGTAGGCGGCACTTATGTAGAAGTAACCGTGCCATTGAGTGCATTTAATAACCCTACTGTAATTACAGAAATTGCCATACAGAATGTGAGTGGAAGCGTTCCGCTTACTTATTATGTGGATGATTTTGGCCTCTTATAA
- a CDS encoding RagB/SusD family nutrient uptake outer membrane protein, whose product MKINIKAFLSLTVLLAASFSACKKEYFNRPPKSQITLDNYYQTAEQVRTSTTILYSAPWFGYCTKGGWAITEISGGNGRTWSPDIINFQDFSVTGTNFEISSVWNSLFIEVAQANGIINNLPTKVPSSVDQAVVKNALGEAHLWRALAYFHLVRIFGPVPIIENSLDYVDNYQVNRHVVTDVYKFIVNDLKYAEANCSPAIRTGSSPSNARVSSGSASALLAKVYLYMQDYTNARAQAEKVIASKEFKLYGIDVPGKTFSDLFLTANNNNEESIVALQWTGSGGYGRGNPFQGAVALNGIITGTGDGYGQMAPTFDLMDKFDATDLRRKPTYMIPGDKYNEINQASGGYTVPSDANSQGTHAQVKKYIVGTPADNGGVGGAQSSANNTYMMRYADVYLILAEAVMAGAKTSTDPVALNAINTIRRRAGLSNLTVIDRSGFVPNPDYTPGSNEKGKRWPTNYKDDLLDERRREFAFENDYFFDLMRLDGFNKTEHPIALQIIKQQDKGTSDNSNPPQRYGNGYLTNVTSANLLFPIPATEIVADPKLKDPPVAYPFK is encoded by the coding sequence ATGAAAATTAATATAAAAGCATTTTTAAGCCTAACAGTATTACTGGCTGCATCTTTCTCAGCCTGTAAAAAAGAATACTTTAATCGCCCGCCTAAAAGTCAGATTACGCTTGATAATTATTACCAAACAGCCGAACAGGTAAGAACGAGCACCACAATATTATACAGTGCGCCGTGGTTTGGCTATTGTACCAAGGGCGGCTGGGCTATAACCGAAATAAGCGGCGGCAACGGGCGCACCTGGTCTCCGGATATTATCAATTTTCAGGACTTTTCTGTTACGGGCACTAATTTCGAGATTTCGTCTGTATGGAACTCCCTGTTTATTGAAGTTGCGCAAGCAAACGGAATTATCAACAACCTGCCAACTAAGGTGCCTTCGTCTGTAGATCAAGCCGTTGTTAAAAACGCTTTAGGTGAAGCCCACTTATGGCGGGCTCTGGCGTACTTTCATCTGGTACGGATATTTGGCCCGGTGCCTATCATTGAAAACAGCCTGGATTATGTAGATAATTATCAGGTAAACCGGCATGTGGTTACCGACGTTTACAAATTTATTGTTAATGACCTGAAATATGCCGAAGCTAATTGTTCTCCTGCAATTAGAACAGGTTCTTCGCCATCTAATGCCCGTGTATCCAGCGGTTCGGCATCTGCCCTTCTGGCTAAGGTATACTTATATATGCAGGATTATACCAACGCCCGCGCACAGGCCGAAAAGGTAATTGCCAGCAAAGAATTTAAGCTGTATGGTATTGATGTACCCGGTAAAACCTTTTCAGATCTGTTTTTAACCGCCAATAATAACAATGAAGAATCAATTGTGGCCTTACAGTGGACAGGCAGCGGCGGCTATGGCCGCGGCAATCCATTTCAGGGTGCTGTTGCTTTAAACGGTATTATTACCGGCACCGGCGATGGATACGGACAAATGGCACCAACGTTTGACCTGATGGATAAATTTGATGCGACAGATCTGCGCCGCAAGCCTACTTATATGATCCCAGGCGATAAGTACAACGAAATTAACCAGGCATCTGGCGGATATACCGTACCTTCTGATGCCAACTCTCAGGGTACACACGCACAGGTGAAAAAATATATTGTAGGTACCCCTGCCGATAACGGCGGTGTAGGCGGTGCCCAATCATCAGCCAATAATACTTACATGATGCGCTATGCTGATGTATACCTTATTTTGGCCGAGGCGGTTATGGCTGGTGCAAAAACCAGTACCGATCCGGTAGCGTTAAATGCCATAAACACCATACGCCGCCGGGCAGGCTTAAGCAATTTAACCGTAATTGACCGTAGCGGCTTTGTTCCCAATCCCGACTATACCCCCGGAAGTAACGAAAAAGGTAAACGCTGGCCAACTAATTATAAAGACGACTTATTGGATGAGCGCAGACGTGAATTTGCGTTCGAAAATGATTACTTCTTCGACCTGATGCGGTTGGACGGCTTCAATAAAACCGAACACCCTATTGCGTTGCAAATCATTAAACAGCAGGATAAGGGCACATCGGATAACAGTAACCCTCCACAGCGCTATGGCAACGGTTACCTTACTAACGTAACCAGTGCCAACCTGCTATTCCCAATACCAGCTACCGAGATTGTAGCTGATCCTAAGTTGAAAGATCCACCGGTTGCTTACCCATTTAAATAA